The Macaca thibetana thibetana isolate TM-01 chromosome 11, ASM2454274v1, whole genome shotgun sequence genome window below encodes:
- the ATG101 gene encoding autophagy-related protein 101 yields MNCRSEVLEVSVEGRQVEEAMLAVLHTVLLHRSTGKFHYKKEGTYSIGTVGTQDVDCDFIDFTYVRVSSEELDRALRKVVGEFKDALRNSGGDGLGQMSLEFYQKKKSRWPFSDECIPWEVWTVKVHVVALATEQERQICREKVGEKLCEKIINIVEVMNRHEYLPKMPTQSEVDNVFDTGLRDVQPYLYKISFQITDALGTSVTTTMRRLIKDTLAL; encoded by the exons ATGAACTGTCGCTCGGAGGTGCTGGAGGTGTCGGTGGAGGGGCGACAGGTGGAGGAAGCCATGCTGGCTGTGCTGCACACGGTGCTCCTGCACCGCAGCACGGGCAAGTTCCACTACAAGAAGGAGGGCACCTACTCCATTGGCACCGTGGGCACCCAGGATGTTGACTGTGACTTCATCGACTTCACTTACGTGCGCGTCTCTTCTGAGGAACTGGATCGTGCCCTGCGCAAGGTTGTCGGGGAGTTCAAG GATGCGCTGCGCAACTCTGGTGGTGATGGGCTGGGGCAGATGTCCTTGGAGTTCTACCAGAAGAAGAAGTCTCGCTGGCCTTTCTCAGACGAGTGCATTCCATGGGAAGTGTGGACGGTCAAGGTACATGTGGTAGCCCTGGCCACGGAGCAGGAGCGGCAGATCTGCCGGGAGAAGGTGGGTGAGAAACTCTGCGAGAAGATCATCAACATCGTGGAGGTGATGAATCGGCATGAGTACTTGCCCAAGATGCCCACACAGTCGGAGGTGGATAACGTGTTTGACACAGGCTTGCGGGACGTGCAGCCCTACCTCTACAAGATCTCCTTCCAGATCACTGATGCCCTGGGCACCTCGGTCACCACCACTATGCGCAGGCTCATCAAAGACACCCTTGCCCTCTGA
- the SMIM41 gene encoding small integral membrane protein 41, producing MNGSQAGAAAQAAWLSSCCNQSGSPPEPPEGPLAVQAAVLGVLSLLVLCGVLFLGGGLLLRAQGLTALLAREQRASREPEPGSASGEDGDDDDDS from the coding sequence ATGAACGGCTCTCAGGCGGGCGCGGCGGCTCAGGCCGCCTGGCTGAGCTCCTGCTGTAACCAGTCGGGGTCGCCGCCAGAGCCCCCCGAGGGGCCGCTCGCGGTGCAGGCGGCGGTGCTCGGCGTGCTGTCCCTGCTGGTGCTTTGCGGGGTCCTGTTCCTGGGCGGCGGCCTCCTCCTCCGCGCCCAGGGCCTGACAGCGCTGCTGGCCCGCGAGCAGCGCGCGTCCCGCGAGCCCGAGCCCGGCAGTGCCAGCGGAGAGGACGGCGACGACGACGACGACTCCTAG
- the NR4A1 gene encoding nuclear receptor subfamily 4 group A member 1 isoform X2 has translation MPCIQAQYGTPAPSPGPRDHLASDPLTPEFIKPTMDLASPEAAPAAPTALPSFSTFMDGYTGEFDTFLYQLPGTVQPCSSASSSASSTSSSSATSPASASFKFEDFQVYGCYPGPLSGPVDEALSSSGSDYYGSPCSAPSPSTPSFQPPQLSPWDGSFGHFSPSQTYEGLRAWTEQLPKASGPPQPPAFFSFSPPTGPSPSLAQSPLKLFPSQATHQLGEGESYSMPTAFPGLAPTSPHLEGSGILDAPVTSTKTRSGAPGGTEGRCAVCGDNASCQHYGVRTCEGCKGFFKRTVQKNAKYICLANKDCPVDKRRRNRCQFCRFQKCLAVGMVKEVVRTDSLKGRRGRLPSKPKQPPDASPANLLTSLVRAHLDSGPSTAKLDYSKFQELVLPRFGKEDAGDVQQFYDLLSGSLEVIRKWAEKIPGFAELSPADQDLLLESAFLELFILRLAYRSKPGEGKLIFCSGLVLHRLQCARGFGDWIDSILAFSRSLHSLVVDVPAFACLSALVLITDRHGLQEPRRVEELQNRIASCLKEHVAAVAGEPQPASCLSRLLGKLPELRTLCTQGLQRIFYLKLEDLVPPPPIIDKIFMDTLPF, from the exons ATGCCCTGTATCCAAGCCCAATATGGGACACCAGCACCGAGTCCAGGACCCCGTGACCACCTGGCAAGCGACCCCCTGACCCCTGAGTTCATCAAGCCTACCATGGACCTGGCCAGCCCTGAGGCGGCCCCCGCTGCCCCCACTGCCCTGCCCAGCTTCAGCACCTTCATGGACGGCTACACAGGAGAGTTTGACACCTTCCTCTACCAGCTGCCGGGAACAGTCCAGCCatgctcctcagcctcctcctcagcctcctccacaTCCTCGTCCTCAGCCacctcccctgcctctgcctccttcaAATTCGAGGACTTCCAGGTGTACGGCTGCTACCCCGGCCCCCTGAGCGGCCCAGTGGATGAGGCCCTGTCCTCCAGTGGCTCTGACTACTATGGCAGCCCCTGCTCGGCCCCATCACCGTCCACGCCCAGCTTCCAGCCGCCCCAGCTCTCTCCCTGGGATGGCTCATTCGGCCACTTCTCGCCCAGCCAGACTTACGAAGGCCTGCGGGCATGGACAGAGCAGCTGCCCAAAGCGTCTGGGCCCCCACAGCCTCCAGCCTTCTTTTCCTTCAGTCCTCCCACCggtcccagccccagcctggcccagagCCCCCTGAAGTTGTTCCCCTCACAGGCCACCCAccagctgggggagggagagagctaTTCCATGCCAACAGCCTTCCCAGGTTTGGCACCCACTTCTCCACACCTTGAGGGCTCGGGGATACTGGATGCACCCGTGACCTCAACCAAGACCCGGAGCGGGGCCCCAGGTGGAACTGAAGGCCGCTGTGCTGTGTGTGGGGACAACGCGTCATGCCAGCATTATGGTGTCCGCACCTGCGAGGGCTGCAAGGGCTTCTTCAAG CGCACAGTGCAGAAAAACGCCAAGTACATCTGCCTGGCTAACAAGGACTGCCCTGTGGACAAGAGGCGGCGAAACCGCTGCCAGTTCTGCCGCTTCCAGAAGTGCCTGGCGGTGGGCATGGTGAAGGAAG TTGTCCGAACAGACAGCCTGAAGGGGCGGCGGGGCCGGCTACCTTCAAAACCCAAGCAGCCTCCAGATGCCTCCCCTGCCAATCTCCTCACTTCCCTGGTCCGTGCACACCTGGACTCAGGGCCCAGCACTGCCAAACTGGACTACTCCAAG TTTCAGGAGCTGGTGCTGCCCCGCTTTGGGAAGGAAGATGCTGGGGATGTACAGCAGTTCTACGACCTGCTCTCCGGTTCTCTGGAGGTCATCCGCAAGTGGGCGGAGAAGATCCCTGGCTTTGCTGAGCTGTCACCAGCTGACCAGGACCTGTTGCTGGAGTCAGCCTTCCTGGAGCTCTTCATCCTCCGCCTGGCATACAG GTCTAAGCCAGGAGAGGGCAAGCTCATCTTCTGCTCAGGCCTGGTGCTACACCGGCTGCAGTGTGCCCGTGGCTTCGGCGACTGGATTGACAGCATCCTGGCCTTCTCAAGGTCCCTGCACAGCTTGGTTGTCGATGTCCCTGCCTTCGCCTGCCTCTCTGCTCTTGTCCTCATCACCG ACCGGCATGGGCTGCAGGAGCCGCGGCGGGTGGAGGAGCTGCAGAACCGCATCGCCAGCTGCTTGAAGGAGCACGTGGCAGCTGTGGCGGGTGAGCCCCAGCCGGCCAGCTGCCTGTCACGTCTGTTGGGCAAACTGCCCGAGCTCCGGACCCTGTGCACCCAGGGCCTGCAGCGTATATTCTACCTCAAGTTGGAGGACTTGGTGCCCCCTCCACCCATCATCGACAAGATCTTCATGGACACGCTGCCCTTCTGA